In the genome of Pseudanabaena mucicola str. Chao 1806, the window AGGCAATCTTGAATCACAGCTCATTGACATGATCAAGATTGTTCAAAACGGCCGCAAAGAGTTACGACTTTAAAGATTTTTCTGTCTTACACCAAAACATCCAAAGTAAATGCAGGTTAAGACATAGATGACTATTTTTTCTCATCTTGAACGTCATAAAAAAGCTTATGTCTAGACCTTAGGTAACTGTAAAATCAATGTAAATTGATCAAGTTTTGATACTTTCATTACATTTCATTTGGAAGATGAGCATTTTGTATGCTATGTTTTTACATGGCGCAAGAGTGCCACTTCAAACATTAAATTAAACTGATCGCAGGTAGCACGTAATCAATAGCTCCAATTTAAGCTAGCAAGTAGCAAACAAGTTTTTTAAACAAGTTTTTTTGTAGCGGATGCTCTAGTCACCTGCTGAAGATTTCATAGCGTAGAGGTTTTCTATTATCATGTCCATCCGCCTTTATGTTGGCAACCTGCCAGCAGAATTAGATCGCCAAGCTCTAGAAAAAATTTTCAATGAATCAGGTGATTCAGTATCTTTGAAAGTTATAACTGATCGCAAAACAGGCAAATGCCGAGGTTTTGGATTTGTGACCGTCGGATCTGATGAAGTTGCCGATACAGTCATTGAGAAATTTAATGGTTATGACTTCAATGGTGCTGTATTAAAACTGGAAAAAGCTCTTCCTCGCACTAAAGGTAAGGGAGAAGAAAGTTCTAATGAGGAAGGAACTGATGAATCTGTAAAATCAGATGTTGAATCTTCGTCATCAGTTGCTGCACCAGTTAAAGCTGCCGCTAAACGCAAAAAACGTAATAACAACAAAAAATCTACTGGAAGTTCATCTTCTAGCTCCGCTAGTTCGACTGAAGCACATCAGCCCGATCCACGATGGGCTTCTGATCTTGAGCGCCTCAAGCAACAGCTACTAGAAGCACAAGGTGCAGCTAAGTAGAAAGTCATAAAAAAGCCCTTGCTTAGCAAGGGCTTTTTTATGACTTTTATTTGGTGGTAGGAGTTTTTTCAACTACTGGCTTCGGGTAGTAAGGACTTTCATCGGTTAAGGGTGGGCGTAGCCAGAATCTCAAAGTGTAAAAAATTAGTTCTTTAAGTTCTGTCCATGCACGTTCTGATCGTACAAAAGATGTGGCACTAAATAGAAAATATTGATGTCGAATCTGAAACTGCTTACCAATTGGCCATGGACATTGCTTGGCTAAATCTGTATGACTATCCGAGGGATAGGCGGCAGTGGTTAGAGAAGTATTAAGCTCTTGATTTCTAAATGATAAAAATGCTCGGGTTGCTTCGATTGGAGAAGTAATAAGTAAAATTCTTGAACTATTTCGCTTATCTTCTCGTAATAACTTATTTTTTTCTAAGGTTTTAATAAGTTTAGTGATTTCATCGCCACTACTCCGTATGGTCATTCCAAATGGCTCAATAATGATAAATGGACGAATTCCTGAAAAATTAGGCAAGTTAGTTAGAGCTGCACACATTTGATCAGCCTCGGTTAAATCAATTTGAGGTAGAGCATCGCTAGGACTGGCAGAATTCGTAAAAAAGACTTCATAGCGAGGATCGTAACGTAATCCAATGTTAGTTACTTCAGATCGACTAGCGATCTCATTTCTAACATTTTCTTTAGTACGAATTGGTGGAGATTCTGGAGATGTGAGGCAGGGATAACCTTTAGTTGGAGGACGAGTTGTGTGTCTACCACCACTTAGGAGAATGTAGGGCTTTTGTTGAGCATTAGCAGCATTCCAAAGTTTGCTCGCTTCTTGAAGACGTGGCTCATAGGGAGGATTTTCAGCAAGTACCACAATGAGATCGTAAACACCACGCTTAAAATTTACTAGTTCTCTTTCTAATAAATTGCGTATTGGACGACGATAAGATTGCTCGATCACGTTAGCGCCTTGCTGCTCAAAGTAACAAGTAAATAGTTCTGATGTTGCATTATTTGTAGATACAGCAAAAAGAATTAGAACGATTAATATCTCCTTAGAGACAATAGCTAATTTATCTGCAGCGCCTTTGTTATCAACCTTATCCCCACTTTTGATTTTTAAATCTTTTAGCCTTAACCAAAAATTGAAAAATATTAATAGTAAGATGATCCCAGTTAATGTAAAGGGGAAAGATAGAAACTCAACAACAATCTTGGGGATTGGATCTTCAACAAATCTAAAACTTGCGAAAATAATAACAACTAATGCTGTAAATACAACCAAGCCAAAGATGCGAAACCAATCTTTGGGAATAGCCCTAAACAGAATAATAAAGACTGGGATAGCAATAATCCAAATTAGAATATTGGTTAATAGATCGAACACGATCCCTCCAAAATTCTCTAGTAGTCCTCGTGCTGGACTGACGATAAATGTGTCAGTGCAATATGCTAGTCAATAGAGTCACATCTGTAAAGAGTTTTATCGAGTTTTATCTGACTTTTTCTGACAAATTTATGACTATTTTTTAAGACTCAAACTATATGTCCGCGCAAAAAGAATTACGTTTACCCAATTGGTTGCGCCCCAAAATTGGCAATGCCAGTGAAATCTCCGAAGTTCAGAAAATTATTAAACAACGTGGGATTCATACCATTTGTGAGGAGGGGCGCTGTCCCAATCGGGCGGAGTGCTATTCCGAGAAGACAGCAACTTTTTTGTTGATGGGACCAACCTGTACTCGTGCCTGTGGCTTTTGCCAAGTAGACAAGGGGCATCAGCCTATGCCCCTTGATCCTGAGGAGGCAACTAAGGTTGCTGAGGCAGTTGAGCTAATGGGTTTAAATTATGTAGTACTGACTTCTGTAGCACGGGATGATTTAGCAGATCAGGGGGCTAGCTGCTTTGTAAAAGCAATGCAAGCAATTCGCCGATCGCGCCCAAATGTAAAAATCGAAGTATTAACGCCAGACTTTCGGGGCGATCGCCATTGCATCGAAACAGTGGTTGCGGCTGAGCCTATTTGCTACAACCACAATATCGAGACCGTGCGGCGTTTGCAGGGTAAAGTGCGACGGGGAGCAAAATATGAGCGATCGCTCTCGGTTTTACGACTAGTCAAAGAACTTAATCCCTGCATTGTTACTAAGTCGGGCTTGATGGTGGGGCATGGGGAAACGGAGGAGGAGCTAACCGAGGCAATGCGAGATTTATATGCAGTGGGTTGCAGTTCGATCACCATTGGGCAGTATTTGCGCCCATCCCTTGAGCATTTGGCTGTCCAGAAATATTGGACTCCCGAAGAGTTTGACCAATTAGGGGCGATCGCTCGGCAAATTGGATTTATCCATGTGCGATCAGGAGCCTTGGTGCGGAGTTCCTATCATGCTAGCCAAAATTCGTAAAACCGCTCCCTATGGGAGCAGTTTTACAAAAAAATAGCGGGTAATGGCAACGTCAGTAAATCCATTTCCCGCTAACTCTTGTTCAATGAAACAATTGAGACGCATCTATAAGTTCCCATGAAGCGAAAAGGGTTTTCATCAGCAAAAGCGCTTATTTGAAATGCTTTCTATATCAGCATTTTGGCTTGATCCATCTAATTAGAAATATCGCTACCCAAACCCCAAAGAGAGTTACGGCGCTACACGCCGTAACTCTCTTTGGGGTTTTTATTACCGTACCAGATGCTTTCAATGCGATCACTAAGATCAATGGCAAGATCATGACTCTCTGCCAAAATTGTGACATGACCGAGTTTGCGCCCAACCGAAGAACTAGTTTTATTGTACCAATGAATGTGAGTATTTGGGAAATTGGCGATCGCCTTGAGTTTCTCTGCATAGCGAGAATACTCAATAGACTTATCAGAACATGTCCAAGTTGCCTTTTCATATCCCAAGAGATTGACCATCACCGCAACGTTCGCAACCATTGCGACATCGCCTAAATCCATTCCACTAACTACACGGAGTAACTGCTCAAATTGGGAAGTATGACAGCCTTCAATCGTGTAATGTCCTGAATTGTGTGTGCGGGGAGCAATTTCATTCACACTAATTTCGCCTGATGCGGTTAAGAAGAACTCGATCCCAAATACGCCGATCGCATCCAGTGTCGTCACAATTTGGGTAGCAATAGTTTCCACCTGTTCGCGAATGCTTGGTGCAATCCGAGCAGGAGCAACTGTACGGCGACAAACTTGATTGGTTTGTAGAGTCTCGACTACAGGATAAATAGAAATTGCGCCAGATTCCGAGCGAGCGGCTATGACCGCCAGTTCACTTTCAAAGGGAATGAATTTTTCAGCGATCGCAGAGGCTTTGTGCATAGTTTCCCAAGCAGATTGTAGTTCTACTTCATTGGCGATTACCCAAGTCCCCTTGCCATCATAACCATGTCTTCTCGCTTTGAGTACCAAGGGATAACTTAGATTTGTCGCTGCGGCTAAAAGTTCCGTTTCTGTCTCTACACTATAAAATTCAGGTGTGGGAATATGGTGATCGCGAAAATGTTGGCGTTGGTTCAGCTTATCAACGGAAATAGCTAAGGTTTCTAATTTTGGTAAAAATAATAATTGGCGATCAACTTGATGATCGAGCAATTCTTGTAAAGCTACGAGATCAACGAATTCATTCTCAAAGGTAATTACCTGACAATGTTCCGCAAGCTGAGCAGTGGCGATCTTATCGGCAACTTTGCCATAAATTACGCGATCGGCTACAGTTATTGCCGAATCGCCAGGATTGGCGGTTTGCACTGTGAGATGAAGTCCCAAACGTTTGGCAGCGATCGCCATCATCCAAGCAAGTTGACCACCACCAATCACCCCGATTTGTTGTCGAGTAACCACTACAAAATTCCTGAATTAATCTATACAATTGCCAAATAGCAATACATTATAAGGCATTCATAATACTCAAATCACTGAGCAAATTTTCACCACCTCAGTTCCTTCATAAAACGAGAGAAAAGCTAACTTGCTTGCCTAAAAAGGAATGCCCTAATAAAGTTACAAAATATTTCCATAAATCACATTCCAAAAATCACAAATAATACAGATTAATTTACAAAAATACTTCTAAAAATCGATAATCATTGCATCTAGCCATTGAGACGAAAATATAGTGAATAGAGGGAATAACGATATGAACGCCCTATGTGATAGCGAGGTGAGCCTATAGCAGATAACTTTGAGAGTGAATGGTGACTGTAAAGGTTTGGAAGAACGCCAACATTATTATAAGCATTATCAGCCTGTGAAATTTTTGCCTAAGCAACACACAAAAAGCACTGCTATACAGTGCTTTTTATAAAACTAAGCTGGGGACGAGACTCGAACTCGTGACCTACTGATTACAAATCAGTTGCTCTACCAACTGAGCTACACCAGCAAATTTAGCCATAAAGCATAATAACAGAAGTGCGATCGCTTTAGCAATATTTAGAAATCAGATAATTGAGCCGCCTGCGTAGCAGGCGGCTCAATTATCTGGAAGTGAGAGCCTAGACTAAAATTAGCCTTGTTTTTGCTTGTCAAGTGGTTGACTCTAATGGAATATCCCTACAAAATGCTTAATAAGCAAGTTTTTGGCTACATAGAAAAGCGAAGTACAGGTTTGTCTCCCCGCATTTGGCGGGGAGACAAACCTGTACTTCGATAGACTGGTAAGCTCTATATCGAGATTCTAAAAATTTGGCATAAAAACATAAACAGTTAGCTTAAACATAGATTTCATAAGGATATGGCTAGGACAAGCGATCGCACAACAAATACCCAACAGGTAAATCACTACAAAACTCTGCGAATTAGCTATAACGCGAATCCTGCTGAGGTCAAAAGCGCTTATCGTGGACTAGTCAAAGAATTCCATCCCGATTGCAATCACCATCTTGATAATCATGATGATATTGCCTCGATCAATCTCGCCTACGAAGTCCTCAGCAACCCTCAAGCTCGCGCCCATTACGATCGCAGTTTAGGGATTAGGCATAGTCCGAGTAGTAGCTCTCAAGGAGTTAAGCGATCTCCCACCAAGCGCGAAACCCATCTCAATGAAGATCAAAAAATTGATCGCTGGTGTAAACAGGTCTACGAGCCAATTATTGATCTTCTAGAAGGAATCCTTGATAGCTTAGATGAACAGATTGATGCCCTTGCCAATGATCCCTACGACGATGGACTGATGGAAGATTTTGAGGACTACATCGATGAATGTCGAGGCTCCTATGCCAAGGCTCAGATTTTCTTTAGGGCGATTCCAAATCCTGCCTCCGCCGCAGGAATAGCCAGCTATCTTTATCACTGCCTCAATGCCATTAGTGACGGTATCGAGGAATTAAATTATTTCACCTTAAATTATGATGATCAGCATTTGCATACAGGGCAAGAGCTATGGCGCAGGGCAGAAGAGATGCGTTACTACGCGCAAAGGGCAATGCAAA includes:
- a CDS encoding RNA recognition motif domain-containing protein: MSIRLYVGNLPAELDRQALEKIFNESGDSVSLKVITDRKTGKCRGFGFVTVGSDEVADTVIEKFNGYDFNGAVLKLEKALPRTKGKGEESSNEEGTDESVKSDVESSSSVAAPVKAAAKRKKRNNNKKSTGSSSSSSASSTEAHQPDPRWASDLERLKQQLLEAQGAAK
- the lipA gene encoding lipoyl synthase, giving the protein MSAQKELRLPNWLRPKIGNASEISEVQKIIKQRGIHTICEEGRCPNRAECYSEKTATFLLMGPTCTRACGFCQVDKGHQPMPLDPEEATKVAEAVELMGLNYVVLTSVARDDLADQGASCFVKAMQAIRRSRPNVKIEVLTPDFRGDRHCIETVVAAEPICYNHNIETVRRLQGKVRRGAKYERSLSVLRLVKELNPCIVTKSGLMVGHGETEEELTEAMRDLYAVGCSSITIGQYLRPSLEHLAVQKYWTPEEFDQLGAIARQIGFIHVRSGALVRSSYHASQNS
- a CDS encoding 5-(carboxyamino)imidazole ribonucleotide synthase codes for the protein MVTRQQIGVIGGGQLAWMMAIAAKRLGLHLTVQTANPGDSAITVADRVIYGKVADKIATAQLAEHCQVITFENEFVDLVALQELLDHQVDRQLLFLPKLETLAISVDKLNQRQHFRDHHIPTPEFYSVETETELLAAATNLSYPLVLKARRHGYDGKGTWVIANEVELQSAWETMHKASAIAEKFIPFESELAVIAARSESGAISIYPVVETLQTNQVCRRTVAPARIAPSIREQVETIATQIVTTLDAIGVFGIEFFLTASGEISVNEIAPRTHNSGHYTIEGCHTSQFEQLLRVVSGMDLGDVAMVANVAVMVNLLGYEKATWTCSDKSIEYSRYAEKLKAIANFPNTHIHWYNKTSSSVGRKLGHVTILAESHDLAIDLSDRIESIWYGNKNPKESYGV
- a CDS encoding J domain-containing protein; this encodes MARTSDRTTNTQQVNHYKTLRISYNANPAEVKSAYRGLVKEFHPDCNHHLDNHDDIASINLAYEVLSNPQARAHYDRSLGIRHSPSSSSQGVKRSPTKRETHLNEDQKIDRWCKQVYEPIIDLLEGILDSLDEQIDALANDPYDDGLMEDFEDYIDECRGSYAKAQIFFRAIPNPASAAGIASYLYHCLNAISDGIEELNYFTLNYDDQHLHTGQELWRRAEEMRYYAQRAMQNLQTS